GCCGTTTCTGCTGAGGCGGCGAACTACCGCGCGGCTCGTCCTTGGCGACACGGGTGTGCTTCTCGAGTTCTGGTACTGGCCTGGCTCGCCCACGTTCAAAGCCCTAGACGCGTTCTTTTCCCGGCTGTTCCGGCTTCAGGGCCACGTCACCACGGGTGCGCCGGCTGTTGCGCCTCCGCTTCCTCGCGAGATGGGCGTGGAGGTTCAGACGACAGCCTGGGGCAGGCCAGCTTGGCTTGAACTCAAGGGATCTCTGCTGGTCTACCAGACCGGCAAAGCCGCCGGGATGACGATCTACACGCCTGTCGAGCAGGTGAGCGTGCTGCCTCCCGGGCGGCGCGCGAGCACGGACCGGGTCGTGATCGGCCTCATCCCAAGCGGGCTCGCGGGCCTGCTCGCGGCCGCGTTCACGGTCGAGTGGGCCGCAAGCGGGATACTCGCCGACGCCACGGTGCTGGCAGTGCTGTGGGGGCTCTTCGTGTGCACAGTTCTCCTCGCTGTGTCTGTGATGCGGCACGGTCGGCCCACGGCTCGCCTGAGGCTCGGCGACTACCCGCGGGTCATCGAGTTTTGGCACACGCCGGGTGTCGACACGCTCATAGACGTGTTCTTTGAACGGCTACGCGAGGCGGTCCAGGCCGTGAACCGACCGGCGACGATTAGCGCCATCAGATATGTCAGGCCGACGCCGCCGCTTACACCGCGGGCAGCCGCGATCCTCACCGTGTTGTTGGCGCTTCCCGCGGTGCTGGGCGCACGGCTGTTGGGTACGCCGCTGCCGTTGCTCGTCCTCCTATTGCCGATCGGTTTCTATGCGTACAGGCGGCGCGGACGCATTCGCGAGATTGTCGAGATGAAGAGGGCAAGCGCGCACTGGCGGCGCGGCGAGCACATGAAGGCGAGCGATTGCCTTGCCGCTCTGCTTGCCCGACAGCCCCGTTACCTGCCCGCGTGGCGCATGCTTGTCGATCTTCATCTGAGTTGCGGAGAGTACGACGAGGCGTTCGAATGCTGCAACGCGATGGAAGCGCTCGGTGTCCTTGATGCGCCCGTGGCCGACGGCGTCCGGCAATACGTCGCCACGCGCCAGGAGCTCGACGAACGCTGGAATGGCGCCGGCTTCCGCGCAACGTCCGGCCGACCCGCCAGCCAACCGCCGCCGTTGCCACACGAGACCGCCGCCCAGACCTTGCCCAACGAGGAGACCGCCGAAGGGGAGTGAGATGCCTGCGGCGAAGAGACCCTATGGAGCCGCGCACGATTCCTCGACTACGACGAAGCGCAGACGTTGCTCGGGGAATGCGGCTTCGCCGTCGAGGTGGTCTACGGCGACGACCGCCTCAGTCCATTCACGCCGGAAAGCCGGTGCATGACATTCGTAACCCGTCGAGCGTGAACGCTTCCGTCAGTGCCCTTCCGGTCCTTGCGGCGGGAAGTCCTCCGGCATCCAGTCGGGCAGATCGGCGATCAAGGCGCGCGCTTCGGCCGAGACGGGCACGCCCCACGCCTCAAAGAACGGGCCGAGGTCCTTGCCCACCTCGCGCGAGAAGCGCACCATCCATTGATCGCGTTTCTCGTCGTCGGCCTTCGGGCGTTCCACGTCCGGCAGATCGCGGTAATCGGCGAAGACCTTCTTGAACGCCTCCCACCCGAACGCTTCCTTCAGTTGCACGTACATGATGAGCGCCAGAAACGGATCGCTCATCCAGTCGCCGAACTTGGCGCCGTCGTCGAAGTACTTGGCCAGTTTCTTTGCGCGTTCCTCACCATTGAGCGAGGGATGCTGCTGAGTCGTCCTGTTGCACACGGTCTCATAGACGTAGAGCGTGAACAGGTTGACGGTTACTTCGCCCGTGCCGTCGAATGTCCAATCGCCTGACTGATGGTTGTGCCCCATCTCATGGAACAGACCCCAGATCCCGCCGTGCTCGTTGGCCAGGATGGCCTCCTTACTTACCATCACAGGGGCGATGTCGAGATGTGTCATGATCGGGTAGCCTGAGTGCATGTAGCCGGCGCTGATCTGCGTGTCGGCCACGTAGCGCTCGGGCCGCTCGCGCTCGCGCGGCCGAGCGGCGAGATCGGCGCACGCGTCCATCACTTGGTCCCAGAACGCCATCAGCTCGCCGGGATCGTCGAGCGTGCGCACGTACACAGACGGCACGGTGATGACTACCTTGTTCGTTTCCAGCTCGGTCCACGGGCCGGGGGAGTGGCGAATCGTCTCGCGCCATTGCTCTGGGTCCGTCTTGCCAAGGATGTAGCGAGGCGCCTCGACCGCTCCGGCGATCGTCGGAGCGATCTCGCCCAGCATGCACGCCTCGGGCACCTCGATGTAGATCAGACCGCCGAATGCGTTCGCCGCGTCCGTCGACGCCGCTTCGATCGGGAACTGGCGGCAGATCTCCGGGCAACGTCGCCACTCGTTCTGGTGCCAGATGCTGTCGGCGTGCGCGCCGATGCGGACCATCAGCCCCTTGCCGGCCGCGCCTTCCGGCACGGTGACCTTGATGAGCTCGCCGGGTGCCGCGTAGAGGCCTGTGCTGTGCCAGCCGGGCACCGCCGTGTTCACGTCAACCGTCTTGGTCACGCGCTTCGCGTCCTCCGGCACCGCGCCTGGGAAGGCCGCAGCCGCCGGGCTCGCCTCAACCTCCTGCGGCGGCACGTCGCGGATCGCGTCGAGCTTCATCGTGAGCACGAGGCGGCCGAGCGGATGATCGTTGCCGAGCGGCTTGTCGGGCGAGGGGAGGGCCTCGGCTCTGGAGGCGCCGGCAATCTTCTGGATGCGCGGCAAGAGCGCCGTGTCGTCGGCCGGCAGCACGCGCACAGCGTTGGTCACAAGCCACGAGACCTGGGCCAGCTCGTCGGCGCTCAGCTTCACCGTGCCCGCCTCCTGGGCCACGAGCGCGTCGAGCGCGCGTGCCGCGTGCGTCAGCTCTGATGGTGCGTCGCCGGCGGCAAAGCCTTGCGGCGACGTGCGGTCGAGCGTGCCGTCGGCCCACACGATGCCCGCCGGTCCGTAGAGCGCGTTGCCGAGGAACTCGGCCTGCAAGCTCTTGCCCGGGTTGAGGCAGCACCACCCCCAGCCGAGCCCGCCGGCGACGAGCCCGCCGCCCTTGGCCGCAAACGCGCGCAGCGCCTTCACCTCGTCCTCGCTCTTGAGCCAGACGGCATTGAAACACACGACGTCGTATGCCGAGAGGTCCTTGTACCAGTCCTCGCTCTCGAGCTCGTCTACCGCGAATCCTCGCTCGGCCAGAGCGGCGCGAAGCTCGGCCAAGCTGTGCGTGGCGACCTTGAACGCCTTCTTCTGCCCGCCGGCCGCCCAGCGGACCGCGTTCGCCATGAGCCGGCCCGTGTCGGCCGTCATCAGAGCGCCCGACATGAGGTAGCCGTCGTGACCGAACGCCACAAGCCGTGCGTCCCCATGCGACGCGGCGGCCACGACGGGCACCGTAACCTCGCCCGGCCCGCCACCCACGACGAGCACGAACGCATCGTCGCCGAACACGCACAGGGGCCCGGGCACGCCCGGTGCGCCGATCTCCTTCACGCCGTCGAGCAGAAACGCGATGTCCTCGGCGACGTTTGGCTCCGCGGCCCGGGCACCGGCCGCCACGAGCAGCGCCGCACACAGCACAAGGCCGAATACACTGCATGGTCTCATTATCGTTCTCCCATCGCGTGCTGCACTCGGATGCGCTTGGCCAACTCGGCGAACTGGGCCGTCGTATGCGCGAAGAACATGCGGTACCCGTCGCACAGCGACGAGCGTGCGCCGTCCAGCCGATCCTTCTGGCAGCCGCCGTAACACATCTGGAGATACTCACACGCGGCGCATTCATCGGCGTACGAGGTTTTGGCGGCGGCGAATGCCTTGGCTCTCTCGACGTTGAAGAAGTCCGGGAGATCCTTTTCCATGATGTTGCCGAGCTTCAGCTCGGGCCGGACGAAGAAGTCGCACGGGTAGACGTCGCCGTTGTGCTCGATGACGAGGTACGAATCGCACCGCTCGCCCAGCGGGCAGTACTGGACCTGTGCGCCGACGGCGAAGGCCAACATCGCCTCGAAGAGCCGCACGGACACCAGGCCCCAACCGTCTTTCGACCACTCGTCGAAGACGTCGCACATGAAACGGCCGTACTCCTCTCCGGTGACCGCGTAATCGGCCAACGCGCCCGTAGCGGGATCCGTTTCGACGATGGGGAGGAACTGGAGCGAATCGAAGCCTTGCTCGACGAACCAGCGATACATGTCGGCGCCGCGCGCCGCGTTGGCCTTGCTCACACAGCAGAGCACGCTGAACGGCACGTTGTGCTCGCGCAGCAGGCGCGCGGCACGCATGACCTTGTGGTGGCTGCGGCCGCGGTATTGCTCGTGCACGTCGCGCGGCCCATCGAGGCTCAGCCCGACAAGAAAGCGGTACTCGGCCAGGAACCGCGCCCACCGCGCGTCCAGCGTAAGCCCGTTGGTCTGCAGCGCGTTGCCGACCACCTGACCCCGTGCGCCGTGACGCTTCTGCAGCTCGACAACGCGCTCGTAGAACGGCAACCCCATCAGCGTCGGCTCGCCGCCCTGCCACGAGAAGACCGAGATCGGGAGCCGCAGCTTCATGAACGAGGCGACGACGCGTTCGAGCACGGCATCGGGCATCCGGTGGCGGCGCTCGGTGTACATGTCGCGCCCGACGCGAAGGTAGAAGCAGTACCCGCACCGCGCGTTGCAGTCGGCCGACGCCGGCTTGATGAGAAGCTGGAATGGTCTGGGTGTCGACGCGTCATTCATGCGAGGTCCACCGTAGACCGACGCGCCGCCCAGCGCAAGCCCCCCAGAGCCAGGAGACCGAGTTTCGCTTTCGTTTCACGTGGAACATCTGCTATAAATGCCGCCATGAGTGAGACAAAGACCATCGAGGGGACGGTCGTCAAGGTCGTCTTCGTCAACGAGGAAAACGGCTACACGGTCGCGCGGCTGGAAACGGAGCGCGGACGCGACCCGGTGACCATTGTCGGCAACCTGGCCGCGCTGACCGAGGGCGAACTGCTGCGCTGCCACGGCGAGTGGGTCACCGACCGCCGCTTCGGGCGCCAGTTTGCCGTCGAGCGCGTCGAGCCGCTCATGCCCTCGACGACGCAGGGCATCGAGCGCTACCTCAGCTCCGGCCTCATCCCCGGCATCGGCGAGGTGTTCGCCGCGCGCATTGTGGCGCAGTTCGGCACCGACACGCTCGACGTCATCTCACGCACGCCCGACCGCCTGCTGGAGATTGAAGGCCTCGGCAAGAAGAAGCTCGCCGCGATCAAGAGCGCCTGGGCCGAGCAGCACGGCATCCGCGAGATGCTCGTGTTCCTCCAGAGCTACGGCGTCTCGACCACGTTCGCCATCCGCATCTGGAAGCACTACGGCACCGACTCGCTCGCCCACGTGAAGCGCAACCCGTACCAGCTCGCGCTCGACATCAC
This is a stretch of genomic DNA from Verrucomicrobiota bacterium. It encodes these proteins:
- a CDS encoding ATP-dependent RecD-like DNA helicase, giving the protein MSETKTIEGTVVKVVFVNEENGYTVARLETERGRDPVTIVGNLAALTEGELLRCHGEWVTDRRFGRQFAVERVEPLMPSTTQGIERYLSSGLIPGIGEVFAARIVAQFGTDTLDVISRTPDRLLEIEGLGKKKLAAIKSAWAEQHGIREMLVFLQSYGVSTTFAIRIWKHYGTDSLAHVKRNPYQLALDIT
- a CDS encoding anaerobic sulfatase maturase: MNDASTPRPFQLLIKPASADCNARCGYCFYLRVGRDMYTERRHRMPDAVLERVVASFMKLRLPISVFSWQGGEPTLMGLPFYERVVELQKRHGARGQVVGNALQTNGLTLDARWARFLAEYRFLVGLSLDGPRDVHEQYRGRSHHKVMRAARLLREHNVPFSVLCCVSKANAARGADMYRWFVEQGFDSLQFLPIVETDPATGALADYAVTGEEYGRFMCDVFDEWSKDGWGLVSVRLFEAMLAFAVGAQVQYCPLGERCDSYLVIEHNGDVYPCDFFVRPELKLGNIMEKDLPDFFNVERAKAFAAAKTSYADECAACEYLQMCYGGCQKDRLDGARSSLCDGYRMFFAHTTAQFAELAKRIRVQHAMGER
- a CDS encoding M60 family metallopeptidase, coding for MRPCSVFGLVLCAALLVAAGARAAEPNVAEDIAFLLDGVKEIGAPGVPGPLCVFGDDAFVLVVGGGPGEVTVPVVAAASHGDARLVAFGHDGYLMSGALMTADTGRLMANAVRWAAGGQKKAFKVATHSLAELRAALAERGFAVDELESEDWYKDLSAYDVVCFNAVWLKSEDEVKALRAFAAKGGGLVAGGLGWGWCCLNPGKSLQAEFLGNALYGPAGIVWADGTLDRTSPQGFAAGDAPSELTHAARALDALVAQEAGTVKLSADELAQVSWLVTNAVRVLPADDTALLPRIQKIAGASRAEALPSPDKPLGNDHPLGRLVLTMKLDAIRDVPPQEVEASPAAAAFPGAVPEDAKRVTKTVDVNTAVPGWHSTGLYAAPGELIKVTVPEGAAGKGLMVRIGAHADSIWHQNEWRRCPEICRQFPIEAASTDAANAFGGLIYIEVPEACMLGEIAPTIAGAVEAPRYILGKTDPEQWRETIRHSPGPWTELETNKVVITVPSVYVRTLDDPGELMAFWDQVMDACADLAARPRERERPERYVADTQISAGYMHSGYPIMTHLDIAPVMVSKEAILANEHGGIWGLFHEMGHNHQSGDWTFDGTGEVTVNLFTLYVYETVCNRTTQQHPSLNGEERAKKLAKYFDDGAKFGDWMSDPFLALIMYVQLKEAFGWEAFKKVFADYRDLPDVERPKADDEKRDQWMVRFSREVGKDLGPFFEAWGVPVSAEARALIADLPDWMPEDFPPQGPEGH